One window of the Carassius auratus strain Wakin chromosome 20, ASM336829v1, whole genome shotgun sequence genome contains the following:
- the cebpz gene encoding CCAAT/enhancer-binding protein zeta isoform X1, which translates to MPNAVEEEKDAHVGLYMRKGNMRVSIMEEHSNIMDPNNSDFDDEDCDQTDENDKNEDELTLDDVLRLGGTKADYVMLACLSDSPVLIDGGKKGAIDDLEKGELEDFIKKLGIRAYAEQQIIRDEQDETSSEPPKKEKKKAKSSKMKDDSQSDVQNTVKPTTADRKTPVQSTEPGQPTGRKAKQKHTNLFEFVPRQTLLIKRGGKWFDIEYTSESTSLAQSESLVLQYKALAQKLYENEIALYKNKKNLQKGANSAWMKSVVSTGTLPDRMAAMTVLIQDAPIHSLEHIENLVFLVKKKASRRQSLMALDTLKELLLTDLLPKHRKLHTFSQHPFDQLEEKASGNRDARDRRLILWYFEHLLKLQVADFVASLDELARDTVQATKMRSLATTYELLCNQPEQEKVLLVQIVNKLGDPEYKIASKASHLLETVLHKHPNMKTVVCCEVERLMFRPNISSKAQYYAACFLNQVILSHEEADLAAKLINIYITFFNACVKNKDVESKMLSALLTGVNRAYPYAKLGDDDVCKQLGTLFKVVHIVKFNTAVQALMLLFQVMDSQQSISDRYYVALYRKLLDPGLSSSSRKSMFLNLLYKSLKSDIVLRRVKAFVKRLLQVSCEQTPAFACGALFLVSEVMKNKPGLKLLLQEEGDEEEEIYQDLEEDDNDDTIAEEKLVDTDQDEKNQSVKQCQIKPTASWVHHQNLGGSSNKVTYDPMNRNPLYCGADHTALWELQKLSFHFHPSVALFAKTLLQGEFILYTGDPLQDFTFIRFLDRFVFRNPKQTKGKKNTDATVMQPKNRRTSNNIQSLPVNCEEYLAKKESQIPVDEVFFYRYFKKRDTETRWKRPNRNEDNESVEDVDDDEFERVLDAYEGDSYFTEFKDDDLDFAGNVMPKSKKGGDKDGEDSDDDDEDDLDDEEVSLGSMDEDFEDELEDEGGEFMDIEEKEDDDDDDEDAGPQPAKKKKKGKMEDQSVFASAEEFGCLLDENTNLKFDNSDMNAMANTDKADVKQLKWEVKRNDWIHGRDVKTLRRKKAMFNKKKFGKATKLKSVKRKK; encoded by the exons GCAGATTATGTCATGCTGGCTTGCCTCAGTGACTCTCCTGTGCTCATCGATGGTGGAAAGAAAGGTGCAATTGATGATCTGGAGAAGGGAGAGCTGGAAGATTTCATAAAAAAGCTGGGCATCCGTGCTTATGCAGAGCAGCAAATCATTCGAGATGAACAGGATGAAACCTCCTCAGAGCCacccaaaaaagagaaaaaaaaggcaaaaagctCCAAAATGAAAGACGATTCACAGTCTGATGTGCAGAATACTGTTAAACCCACAACAGCAGATAGGAAAACCCCTGTTCAGTCTACAGAACCTGGCCAACCCACTGGAAGGAAGGccaaacagaaacacacaaacttGTTTGAGTTTGTTCCACGACAAACTCTGCTTATCAAACGTGGAGGCAAGTGGTTCGATATAGAGTACACCTCAGAGAGCACGTCTTTGGCTCAGAGTGAGTCGCTGGTCTTACAGTACAAGGCTTTGGCACAGAAACTCTATGAGAATGAAATTGCCCTCTACAAAAACAAGAAGAACCTCCAGAAAGGTGCCAACTCTGCTTGGATGAAGAGTGTAGTGTCCACAGGAACTTTGCCTGATAGGATGGCAGCTATGACCGTGCTAATTCAGGATGCTCCGATTCACAGTCTCGAGCACATTGAGAACCTCGTGTTTCTGGTGAAAAAGAAAGCAAGTCGCAGACAAAGCCTGATGGCCTTGGATACCCTTAAGGAGCTGCTCCTTACTGACCTTCTTCCAAAACACCGCAAGCTTCACACTTTCTCCCAGCATCCTTTTGACCAGCTGGAGGAAAAAGCCAGTGGAAATCGGGACGCCCGGGACCGCAGACTCATCCTATGGTACTTTGAGCACCTGCTGAAGCTTCAGGTAGCAGATTTTGTTGCCTCACTAGACGAACTGGCTCGCGATACGGTCCAGGCCACCAAAATGCGTTCACTTGCCACCACCTACGAGCTGCTCTGCAATCAGCCGGAGCAGGAGAAAGTGCTTCTTGTGCAGATTGTCAACAAATTGGGCGATCCTGAATACAAAATAGCTTCCAAAGCCTCGCACCTGCTGGAAACGGTGCTCCACAAACACCCCAACATGAAGACAGTGGTGTGCTGTGAGGTTGAGCGCCTCATGTTCAGACCCAACATCAGTTCCAAGGCTCAATACTATGCCGCTTGTTTCCTAAACCAAGTCATTCTGAGTCACGAGGAAGCCGACTTGGCTGCCAAGCTTATCAACATCTACATCACGTTTTTCAATGCATGTGTTAAGAATAAGGATGTTGAGTCTAAAATGCTCAGCGCTCTGCTTACAGGAGTGAACAGAGCGTATCCGTATGCAAAGCTTGGGGATGACGATGTGTGCAAGCAGCTGGGCACGCTTTTTAAAGTGGTGCACATTGTCAAATTTAACACTGCTGTCCAAGCCCTTATGCTGCTCTTTCAGGTCATGGACTCCCAACAGAGTATTTCGGATCGATATTATGTAGCACTCTACAG AAAATTGTTGGACCCGGGATTATCATCAAGCTCAAGAAAGAGCATGTTCCTCAACCTCTTGTATAAATCTCTAAAATCTGACATAGTGCTGAGACGGGTGAAGGCATTTGTGAAAAGGTTACTTCAGGTCAGTTGTGAACAGACCCCTGCCTTTGCATGCGGTGCATTATTCCTCGTGTCAGAGGTGATGAAGAACAAGCCAGGCCTCAAGTTACTGCTCCAGGAAGAGGGG gatgaggaggaagagatatATCAGGACCTTGAAGAGGATGACAATGATGACACTATTGCTGAGGAGAAACTTGTGGATACTGACCAAGATGAAAAAAATCAGAGCGTGAAACAATGCCAGATTAAGCCTACTGCATCATGGGTACATCATCAAAACTTGGGAG GTAGTTCAAATAAGGTGACATATGACCCCATGAACAGAAACCCTTTATACTGCGGGGCAGATCACACGGCCCTCTGGGAACTGCAGAAG CTGTCCTTTCATTTCCATCCCTCCGTGGCTCTCTTTGCTAAGACTTTATTGCAG GGAGAGTTCATCCTGTACACAGGGGATCCGCTTCAGGACTTCACTTTTATTCGATTCTTAGATCGTTTCGTATTCAGGAATCCAAAGCAAACTAAGGGAAAAA AAAACACAGATGCTACAGTGATGCAGCCCAAAAACAGGAGGACGTCCAACAATATTCAGTCCTTACCTG tGAACTGTGAGGAATATTTGGCCAAAAAGGAGAGTCAGATACCCGTGGATGAGGTGTTCTTCTACAG GTACTTTAAGAAGCGAGATACAGAGACGCGGTGGAAAAGACCAAACAGAAACGAGGACAACGAGAGTGTGGAAGACGTTGATGATGATGAATTTGAGCGGGTGCTTG ATGCTTATGAAGGAGACAGCTATTTCACGGAGTTCAAGGATGATGACTTGGACTTTGCAGG CAATGTGATGCCTAAGTCCAAGAAAGGTGGAGATAAAGACGGAGAAGATTCTGACGATGACGATGAAGATGATCTTGATGATGAGGAGGTATCTTTGGGCAGCATGGATGAAGACTTTGAAGATGAACTTGAGGATGAAGGTGGAGAGTTTATGGACATAGAAGAaaaagaggatgatgatgatgatgatgaggatgcaG GTCCTCAACctgcaaagaagaaaaagaaaggaaaaatggaGGACCAGTCAGTGTTTGCATCAGCTGAAGAG tttggcTGTTTGCTGGATGAAAACACTAACTTGAAGTTTGACAACAGTgatatgaatgcaatggccaatacGGACAAAGCTG ATGTAAAGCAGCTGAAGTGGGAAGTTAAGCGTAATGACTGGATTCATGGTAGAGATGTCAAAACTCTGCGACGGAAAAAGGCCATGTTCAACAAGAAAAAGTTTGGAAAGGCCACAAAGCTGAAGAGTGTCAAAAGGAAGAAGTGA
- the cebpz gene encoding CCAAT/enhancer-binding protein zeta isoform X2, with amino-acid sequence MPNAVEEEKDAHVGLYMRKGNMRVSIMEEHSNIMDPNNSDFDDEDCDQTDENDKNEDELTLDDVLRLGGTKADYVMLACLSDSPVLIDGGKKGAIDDLEKGELEDFIKKLGIRAYAEQQIIRDEQDETSSEPPKKEKKKAKSSKMKDDSQSDVQNTVKPTTADRKTPVQSTEPGQPTGRKAKQKHTNLFEFVPRQTLLIKRGGKWFDIEYTSESTSLAQSESLVLQYKALAQKLYENEIALYKNKKNLQKGANSAWMKSVVSTGTLPDRMAAMTVLIQDAPIHSLEHIENLVFLVKKKASRRQSLMALDTLKELLLTDLLPKHRKLHTFSQHPFDQLEEKASGNRDARDRRLILWYFEHLLKLQVADFVASLDELARDTVQATKMRSLATTYELLCNQPEQEKVLLVQIVNKLGDPEYKIASKASHLLETVLHKHPNMKTVVCCEVERLMFRPNISSKAQYYAACFLNQVILSHEEADLAAKLINIYITFFNACVKNKDVESKMLSALLTGVNRAYPYAKLGDDDVCKQLGTLFKVVHIVKFNTAVQALMLLFQVMDSQQSISDRYYVALYRKLLDPGLSSSSRKSMFLNLLYKSLKSDIVLRRVKAFVKRLLQVSCEQTPAFACGALFLVSEVMKNKPGLKLLLQEEGDEEEEIYQDLEEDDNDDTIAEEKLVDTDQDEKNQSVKQCQIKPTASWVHHQNLGGSSNKVTYDPMNRNPLYCGADHTALWELQKLSFHFHPSVALFAKTLLQGEFILYTGDPLQDFTFIRFLDRFVFRNPKQTKGKKNTDATVMQPKNRRTSNNIQSLPVNCEEYLAKKESQIPVDEVFFYRYFKKRDTETRWKRPNRNEDNESVEDVDDDEFERVLDAYEGDSYFTEFKDDDLDFAGNVMPKSKKGGDKDGEDSDDDDEDDLDDEEVSLGSMDEDFEDELEDEGGEFMDIEEKEDDDDDDEGPQPAKKKKKGKMEDQSVFASAEEFGCLLDENTNLKFDNSDMNAMANTDKADVKQLKWEVKRNDWIHGRDVKTLRRKKAMFNKKKFGKATKLKSVKRKK; translated from the exons GCAGATTATGTCATGCTGGCTTGCCTCAGTGACTCTCCTGTGCTCATCGATGGTGGAAAGAAAGGTGCAATTGATGATCTGGAGAAGGGAGAGCTGGAAGATTTCATAAAAAAGCTGGGCATCCGTGCTTATGCAGAGCAGCAAATCATTCGAGATGAACAGGATGAAACCTCCTCAGAGCCacccaaaaaagagaaaaaaaaggcaaaaagctCCAAAATGAAAGACGATTCACAGTCTGATGTGCAGAATACTGTTAAACCCACAACAGCAGATAGGAAAACCCCTGTTCAGTCTACAGAACCTGGCCAACCCACTGGAAGGAAGGccaaacagaaacacacaaacttGTTTGAGTTTGTTCCACGACAAACTCTGCTTATCAAACGTGGAGGCAAGTGGTTCGATATAGAGTACACCTCAGAGAGCACGTCTTTGGCTCAGAGTGAGTCGCTGGTCTTACAGTACAAGGCTTTGGCACAGAAACTCTATGAGAATGAAATTGCCCTCTACAAAAACAAGAAGAACCTCCAGAAAGGTGCCAACTCTGCTTGGATGAAGAGTGTAGTGTCCACAGGAACTTTGCCTGATAGGATGGCAGCTATGACCGTGCTAATTCAGGATGCTCCGATTCACAGTCTCGAGCACATTGAGAACCTCGTGTTTCTGGTGAAAAAGAAAGCAAGTCGCAGACAAAGCCTGATGGCCTTGGATACCCTTAAGGAGCTGCTCCTTACTGACCTTCTTCCAAAACACCGCAAGCTTCACACTTTCTCCCAGCATCCTTTTGACCAGCTGGAGGAAAAAGCCAGTGGAAATCGGGACGCCCGGGACCGCAGACTCATCCTATGGTACTTTGAGCACCTGCTGAAGCTTCAGGTAGCAGATTTTGTTGCCTCACTAGACGAACTGGCTCGCGATACGGTCCAGGCCACCAAAATGCGTTCACTTGCCACCACCTACGAGCTGCTCTGCAATCAGCCGGAGCAGGAGAAAGTGCTTCTTGTGCAGATTGTCAACAAATTGGGCGATCCTGAATACAAAATAGCTTCCAAAGCCTCGCACCTGCTGGAAACGGTGCTCCACAAACACCCCAACATGAAGACAGTGGTGTGCTGTGAGGTTGAGCGCCTCATGTTCAGACCCAACATCAGTTCCAAGGCTCAATACTATGCCGCTTGTTTCCTAAACCAAGTCATTCTGAGTCACGAGGAAGCCGACTTGGCTGCCAAGCTTATCAACATCTACATCACGTTTTTCAATGCATGTGTTAAGAATAAGGATGTTGAGTCTAAAATGCTCAGCGCTCTGCTTACAGGAGTGAACAGAGCGTATCCGTATGCAAAGCTTGGGGATGACGATGTGTGCAAGCAGCTGGGCACGCTTTTTAAAGTGGTGCACATTGTCAAATTTAACACTGCTGTCCAAGCCCTTATGCTGCTCTTTCAGGTCATGGACTCCCAACAGAGTATTTCGGATCGATATTATGTAGCACTCTACAG AAAATTGTTGGACCCGGGATTATCATCAAGCTCAAGAAAGAGCATGTTCCTCAACCTCTTGTATAAATCTCTAAAATCTGACATAGTGCTGAGACGGGTGAAGGCATTTGTGAAAAGGTTACTTCAGGTCAGTTGTGAACAGACCCCTGCCTTTGCATGCGGTGCATTATTCCTCGTGTCAGAGGTGATGAAGAACAAGCCAGGCCTCAAGTTACTGCTCCAGGAAGAGGGG gatgaggaggaagagatatATCAGGACCTTGAAGAGGATGACAATGATGACACTATTGCTGAGGAGAAACTTGTGGATACTGACCAAGATGAAAAAAATCAGAGCGTGAAACAATGCCAGATTAAGCCTACTGCATCATGGGTACATCATCAAAACTTGGGAG GTAGTTCAAATAAGGTGACATATGACCCCATGAACAGAAACCCTTTATACTGCGGGGCAGATCACACGGCCCTCTGGGAACTGCAGAAG CTGTCCTTTCATTTCCATCCCTCCGTGGCTCTCTTTGCTAAGACTTTATTGCAG GGAGAGTTCATCCTGTACACAGGGGATCCGCTTCAGGACTTCACTTTTATTCGATTCTTAGATCGTTTCGTATTCAGGAATCCAAAGCAAACTAAGGGAAAAA AAAACACAGATGCTACAGTGATGCAGCCCAAAAACAGGAGGACGTCCAACAATATTCAGTCCTTACCTG tGAACTGTGAGGAATATTTGGCCAAAAAGGAGAGTCAGATACCCGTGGATGAGGTGTTCTTCTACAG GTACTTTAAGAAGCGAGATACAGAGACGCGGTGGAAAAGACCAAACAGAAACGAGGACAACGAGAGTGTGGAAGACGTTGATGATGATGAATTTGAGCGGGTGCTTG ATGCTTATGAAGGAGACAGCTATTTCACGGAGTTCAAGGATGATGACTTGGACTTTGCAGG CAATGTGATGCCTAAGTCCAAGAAAGGTGGAGATAAAGACGGAGAAGATTCTGACGATGACGATGAAGATGATCTTGATGATGAGGAGGTATCTTTGGGCAGCATGGATGAAGACTTTGAAGATGAACTTGAGGATGAAGGTGGAGAGTTTATGGACATAGAAGAaaaagaggatgatgatgatgatgatga AGGTCCTCAACctgcaaagaagaaaaagaaaggaaaaatggaGGACCAGTCAGTGTTTGCATCAGCTGAAGAG tttggcTGTTTGCTGGATGAAAACACTAACTTGAAGTTTGACAACAGTgatatgaatgcaatggccaatacGGACAAAGCTG ATGTAAAGCAGCTGAAGTGGGAAGTTAAGCGTAATGACTGGATTCATGGTAGAGATGTCAAAACTCTGCGACGGAAAAAGGCCATGTTCAACAAGAAAAAGTTTGGAAAGGCCACAAAGCTGAAGAGTGTCAAAAGGAAGAAGTGA